Proteins encoded by one window of Anguilla rostrata isolate EN2019 chromosome 9, ASM1855537v3, whole genome shotgun sequence:
- the LOC135262973 gene encoding 5-hydroxytryptamine receptor 2A-like, with protein sequence MMGSPSSPMSVGLGSTTASLDTGQLGGLVAWQGNTSININQSHNRSQMDPSVTMKEKNWPALLILVIILLTIGGNILVILAVSLEKKLQNATNFFLRSLAVADILVGILVMPISLINILYDYAWPLPSALCPIWIYLDVLFSTASIMHLCAISLDRYVAIRNPIEHSRFNSRTKAMMKIAAVWTISIVISMPIPVIGLLDEEKVFVNGSCVLNEERFMLVGSFVAFFIPLIIMVVTYCLTVQVLQRQASDLLYESKVPVSQQALQPVPPPQTQPRRSSLSCLKLEPSLSTTPSNSISVIPGSEAPSQFSSPGGRDMGGHGRRGMMQAIKNERRASKVLGVVFFLFLVMWCPFFITNVMYVLCRGACNEPLLGELLNVFVWVGYISSGINPLVYTLFNKTYRRAFSNYMRCHYPGAGLKPHSAHPPCPSYTVTPTLPCGKESVDRNSNCHNGEGSLLGGPEADNMDDRLELRPEMSEVSINSSLAPGEHTSFM encoded by the exons ATGATGGGCAGCCCCAGCAGCCCGATGTCTGTGGGTTTAGGCTCCACTACAGCCTCACTGGACACAGGCCAGCTCGGCGGGCTGGTAGCCTGGCAGGGGAACACCTCCATCAACATTAATCAGAGCCATAACCGGAGCCAGATGGACCCCAGTGTGACCATGAAGGAGAAGAACTGGCCGGCCCTGCTGATCCTGGTCATCATCCTCCTCACCATCGGCGGAAACATCCTGGTCATCCTGGCGGTGTCGCTGGAGAAGAAGCTGCAGAACGCCACAAACTTCTTCCTGCGCTCGCTTGCCGTGGCCGACATACTGGTGGGCATTCTGGTCATGCCCATCTCACTCATCAATATACTGTACG ATTACGCCTGGCCTCTGCCCAGCGCGCTCTGCCCCATTTGGATCTATCTGGACGTGCTTTTCTCCACCGCCTCCATCATGCACCTGTGCGCCATATCGCTAGACCGCTACGTGGCCATCCGCAACCCCATCGAGCACAGCCGCTTCAACTCCCGCACCAAAGCTATGATGAAGATCGCGGCCGTCTGGACCATTTCCATAG TGATCTCCATGCCTATCCCTGTGATCGGGCTCCTTGATGAAGAGAAGGTGTTTGTGAATGGGAGCTGCGTGCTGAACGAGGAGCGCTTCATGCTCGTGGGCTCTTTCGTGGCCTTCTTCATCCCACTGATCATAATGGTGGTGACATACTGCCTTACAGTGCAGGTGCTGCAGCGCCAGGCCTCAGACCTCCTGTACGAGAGTAAGGTCCCGGTCTCCCAGCAAGCCCTGCAGCCGGTCCCTCCGCCCCAGACTCAGCCCAGACGCAGCAGCCTCAGCTGCCTAAAGCTGGAGCCGTCCCTCTCCACCACGCCCTCCAACAGCATTTCCGTCATACCCGGCTCAGAGGCCCCCTCCCAATTTAGCTCTCCCGGGGGGCGGGACATGGGGGGCCATGGAAGGCGGGGCATGATGCAGGCCATAAAGAATGAGAGGCGGGCCTCTAAGGTCCTGGGCGTGgtgttcttcctcttcctggtgATGTGGTGCCCGTTTTTCATCACCAACGTCATGTACGTGCTGTGCCGGGGAGCTTGTAACGAGCCTCTGCTTGGGGAGCTCCTCAACGTCTTCGTGTGGGTGGGCTACATCTCCTCGGGGATCAACCCACTGGTCTACACCCTCTTCAACAAGACCTACCGGCGGGCTTTCTCCAACTACATGCGCTGCCACTATCCGGGAGCGGGGCTCAAACCCCACAgcgcccaccccccctgcccatCATACACAGTCACGCCTACTCTCCCGTGCGGAAAAGAGAGCGTTGACCGCAACAGCAACTGCCACAACGGGGAAGGGAGTCTGCTTGGGGGCCCGGAGGCGGACAACATGGACGACAGGCTGGAGCTGAGGCCAGAGATGTCCGAGGTTTCCATCAACAGCAGCCTTGCCCCCGGGGAGCACACCAGCTTCATGTGA